Genomic segment of Murdochiella vaginalis:
GAAGAAAAACATTCCCTATGATCCCAAGAACAAGCCGGAGACCTTCAAAGACTACTGCGAAAAGTGGATCTATAGTGTGGAAAATCACGATCAGTTGCTGGACAAGATCGGCGGAAGCCGTTTGGCCAAGCTGAAAGTTGTGCCGGGTCTCGGTTACTCGACCTACGTGAAATAGCAGGAGGGGAATCGACATGTCAGATTACACAAAATATACCAAACAGGAAATGCAGGCGTATGCCATTGCCAAATCCATTAAACCGAATATGATCGTTACGATCGGCACGGGGCTGCCGCTGATTGGCGGATCCTTGGCCAAACGCGTGATCCAACCGAGCTGCATGCTCATCGTTGAGAGCGGCCTGATGGACTGCGCACCGGTTGAAGTACCAAGAAGCGTCGGCGATTGCCGCTTCATGGCACACTGCGCTGTACAATGGCCGAATGTGCGATTTGTTGGCTTTGAGACGAATATGTATCTGCACGGCTTCGATAATAACATCGCCTTTATCGGCGGTGCCGAAATCGATCCGTATGGAAACGTCAACTCGACTTCGATCGGCGACTACAATCACCCCAAGACACGCTTCACGGGTTCGGGCGGAGCAAACGGCATTGCAACGTATCAGAATACGGTACTGATGATGCAACATCAAAAACGCCGTTTCACCGAGAAGATTGACTACGTCACGAGCCCCGGATGGGTTACCGGACCGGGATCCCGTGCGGCAGCTGGCCTTCCCGAAGACCGCGGCCCGCAAATGGTCGTTACCGATTTGGGCATCATGAAATTTGACGAGAAGACTAAGAGAATGTATCTGGCGTATTACTATCCGTACTCGACGCCGGAAGAAATTCAGGAAAACACCGGCTTTGAAATCGATCTGAGCCGTGCGCAGCTGATGGAAGGACCGAGCCCTGAAATCATCCGCATCATCCGCGAAGAAATTGATCCGGGTCAGGTCTTTATCAAAGTACCGAAGGAAACGAAGTAGTCGTAGGTTCCGTGTACACAACTTCAAAAAATGAAAGTGGAGGAGTAATGAGCGATTACATGTATTCCATGCCCGGATACTTTCAGACGATGCCAACGGTCGGAAGACCGTTAAGCCGTCCGAATCCGGAAAATGAAAAAGAATTGAAAGATATTGAGGCGGATATTGCCCGTCGTGTGAAGGAAGCTGCCGATGCCGGAAAATCGGATGAAGGCATTCATCAATCAGGCCAGATGACGGCATGGGAGCGCATTCTGACATTGGTCGATGACGGTATGTTCCTGCCGCTGAACAGCCTCTATAATCCCATGAACAACAAAAACGGATCCACCGGCATCATCAAGGGACTGGGCAGAATTGCCGGCCGTTGGACGGTGATCGTGGCTTCCGACAACAAGAAATTAGCAGGCGCCTGGGTTCCGGGACAGTCCGAAAACCTCATCCGCGCATCCGATACGGCAAAGATGCTGCACATTCCACTGGTCTATGTGCTTAACTGCTCCGGGGTCAAGCTCGACGAGCAGGAATTGGTCTATGCCAACCGTCGTGGCGGCGGCGCACCGTTCTACCGTAACTCCGAATTGAACCAGCTTGGCGTTCCCGTCATCGTCGGCATCTTTGGTACGAACCCTGCCGGCGGTGGCTATCATTCCATCAGCCCGACGATCCTGATTGCACATCAGGATGCCAACATGGCAGTCGGCGGCGCCGGCATTTTGGGTGGCATGAACCCGAAGGGCTACATGGACCAAGAAAGCGCCGAGCAGCTGATTGAAGCGACCAAGCGCGACACCTCTACGCCTCCGGGAAGAGTAGCCGTTCATTATAACGAAACGGGATTCTTCCGCGAAGTCTATGCCGATGAGCAAGGCGTTTTGGCGGGCATCCGCAAGTATGTGGGATTCTTGCCGTGCTATGATCCCCAATTCTTCCGCGTGGACGATCCGAAGGAACCGCTATACTCCTCGGAAGATCTCTATTCCATCGTTCCGCTGAACAAGAAAAAACAGTACAAACCGGAAGACGTTCTGGGACGTTTGTTCGACGGTTCTGAATTCATGGAATACAAAAAAGGTTACGGTCCGGAAATCATCTGCGGTCTGGCTAAAGTCAACGGCTTACTGGTTGGCGTGGTAACCAATAATCAGGGTCTGTTGATGAACTATCCGGAATACAAAGAAGGATCCGTCGGTATCGGTGGAAAGCTCTATCGTCAGGGTCTGATCAAGATGAATGAATTCGTGACGCTATGTGCACGTGACCGTGTGCCTCTGGTTTGGATTCAGGACACGACCGGCATTGACGTCGGTGATCCGGCGGAGCGCGCGGAGCTGCTTGGCTTAGGTCAGTCGCTTATTTACTCCATCCAAGATACGCATATGGCTTCGTTGGAGATTACCCTGCGCAAGGGTACCGCTGCAGCCCATTATGTTATGGGTGGCCCGCAGGGACATACGTCCAACGTGTTCTCGCTGGGTACCGCCGCAACCGAAATGAACGTTATGACGGGTGAAACCGCCGCCGCGGCGATGTACAGCCGTCGCTTGGTAAAGGAACAAAAAGCGGGGAACTCGCTGGATCCGACGATCGAAAAGATGAACGCGTTGATCAATGACTACACCGAAAAGTCGACGCCGCAGTATTGCGCGAAGCTCGGTCTGGTGGACGAAGTGGTCAACATGGTTCATCTGCGCTCGTACATCCAAGCGTTTACGGAAAGCTATTATCAGAATCCGCAATCGATCGCTCCGGTGCATCAGATGATGACACCGCGCATCATTCGCGATTTTGACGCACTGCAAAAATAAAGGAAGCACTCGTTATGCCGGATCGGTTCCGGCATAACGACATTTCCAATGGAGGAAAGGAGATTACAGTGACGGATAATGAAAAAACGGTACAAGATACGGCCGTAACGGAAGCACCGAAGACGGAAGGTGCCCCGGCAGCTCCGAAAAAGAAAAAAGAGGTGTTGCCCGGAGTAAAAATGTTACAGGACATCGTGACGGATGTTTATCAGGCGGCGTGGGACGCGAAAAAAGCGGGCCGTCCGGTAGGCTGGTCCTCCTCGAAGTTCCCGTGCGAATTGGCCGAGGTTTTTGATCTCGCTGTTGTGTATCCTGAAAACCAGGCGGCCGGTATTGCTGCTCGTCATGATGGGGAACGCATGTGCCAAGAAGCGGAAAACATGGGCTTTGATAATGATATCTGCGGTTATGCACGTATCAGCTTGGCATATTCCGCCGGCATTGAGACGACGAATGAGAGTCGCCGTGTGCCGGAGCCGGATTTCGTGCTCTGCTGCAACAACATCTGCAACTGCATGACGAAATGGTATGAGAATATTGCGCGTATGCACAATATTCCGCTGATCATGATCGATATTCCATACCGTAACGAAGTCGGTGTTTCCCAGGACAATATTGATTACATCAAAGCGCAGTTCCAGGATGCGATTAAACAGTTGGAGAAAATCTCGGGCAAGAAATTTGATGAGAAGAAGTTTGAAGAAGTCTGTGCCAATGCCAACCGCACCTCCAAGGCTTGGCTGAAAGTCTGCGATTTCCAGAAATATGTGCCTTCGCCGATGTCCGGATTCGATCTGTTCAACCACATGGCGGATATCGTCACCGCGCGTGCCAAGAAGGCTACTGCGGAAGCGTTTAATCAATTGGCAGTCGATCTGGAACGCTATCGTCAGGAAGGAAAGTCCACGGCACCGTTTGAAGAACAATATCGTATTCTCTTTGAAGGTATTCCGTGCTGGCCTGCTCTTCGCGATCTCTTTAAGCCGTTAAAGAAAGACGGCCTGAATGTCACAGCCGTTGTGTATGCGCCGGCGTTCGGCTTTGTCTATGACGACTTGGACAGCATGTGTGCAGCGTATTGCAAGGCGCCGAACAGCGTTTGCTTGGAAGAAGGCGTGGAGTGGCGCGCCAAACTCTGCCGTGACAACAAGGTGGATGGTGCCCTCGTGCACTACAACCGCAGCTGCAAGCCGTGGTCGGGCTATATGCCGGAAATGCAGCGTCGTTGGACGGAACAGCTGGGCATTCCCTGCGTCGCATTTGATGGTGACCAGGCGGATCCGCGTAACTTCAATGCTGCCCAATATGAAACCCGCGTACAGGGCTTGGTGGAAGCCATGGCTGATCGTCGTGCGAAGATGAAGGAGAACTAAGATGAGCATGCAACAACATTTTGAAGCGTTTGCTAAGGCCGCCAATCATCCCGACGAGCAACTGAAGGCTTATAAAGCCCAAGGAAAAAAAGTGATCGGCGTAATGCCGTATTATGCACCGGAAGAACTGGTTTTCGCGGCTGGCATGGTCCCGATGGGCATGTGGGGAACCAACACGAAAAATATCAAAGAAGCTAAAGAATATTGCGCTTCCTTCTATTGCTCTCTTGCGCAATTGGATTTGGAAATGCTTTTGGACGGCACGCTGGATGATCTGGACGGCGT
This window contains:
- the gctB gene encoding glutaconate CoA-transferase subunit B, with product MSDYTKYTKQEMQAYAIAKSIKPNMIVTIGTGLPLIGGSLAKRVIQPSCMLIVESGLMDCAPVEVPRSVGDCRFMAHCAVQWPNVRFVGFETNMYLHGFDNNIAFIGGAEIDPYGNVNSTSIGDYNHPKTRFTGSGGANGIATYQNTVLMMQHQKRRFTEKIDYVTSPGWVTGPGSRAAAGLPEDRGPQMVVTDLGIMKFDEKTKRMYLAYYYPYSTPEEIQENTGFEIDLSRAQLMEGPSPEIIRIIREEIDPGQVFIKVPKETK
- a CDS encoding acyl-CoA carboxylase subunit beta; the protein is MSDYMYSMPGYFQTMPTVGRPLSRPNPENEKELKDIEADIARRVKEAADAGKSDEGIHQSGQMTAWERILTLVDDGMFLPLNSLYNPMNNKNGSTGIIKGLGRIAGRWTVIVASDNKKLAGAWVPGQSENLIRASDTAKMLHIPLVYVLNCSGVKLDEQELVYANRRGGGAPFYRNSELNQLGVPVIVGIFGTNPAGGGYHSISPTILIAHQDANMAVGGAGILGGMNPKGYMDQESAEQLIEATKRDTSTPPGRVAVHYNETGFFREVYADEQGVLAGIRKYVGFLPCYDPQFFRVDDPKEPLYSSEDLYSIVPLNKKKQYKPEDVLGRLFDGSEFMEYKKGYGPEIICGLAKVNGLLVGVVTNNQGLLMNYPEYKEGSVGIGGKLYRQGLIKMNEFVTLCARDRVPLVWIQDTTGIDVGDPAERAELLGLGQSLIYSIQDTHMASLEITLRKGTAAAHYVMGGPQGHTSNVFSLGTAATEMNVMTGETAAAAMYSRRLVKEQKAGNSLDPTIEKMNALINDYTEKSTPQYCAKLGLVDEVVNMVHLRSYIQAFTESYYQNPQSIAPVHQMMTPRIIRDFDALQK
- a CDS encoding 2-hydroxyacyl-CoA dehydratase subunit D, whose translation is MPDRFRHNDISNGGKEITVTDNEKTVQDTAVTEAPKTEGAPAAPKKKKEVLPGVKMLQDIVTDVYQAAWDAKKAGRPVGWSSSKFPCELAEVFDLAVVYPENQAAGIAARHDGERMCQEAENMGFDNDICGYARISLAYSAGIETTNESRRVPEPDFVLCCNNICNCMTKWYENIARMHNIPLIMIDIPYRNEVGVSQDNIDYIKAQFQDAIKQLEKISGKKFDEKKFEEVCANANRTSKAWLKVCDFQKYVPSPMSGFDLFNHMADIVTARAKKATAEAFNQLAVDLERYRQEGKSTAPFEEQYRILFEGIPCWPALRDLFKPLKKDGLNVTAVVYAPAFGFVYDDLDSMCAAYCKAPNSVCLEEGVEWRAKLCRDNKVDGALVHYNRSCKPWSGYMPEMQRRWTEQLGIPCVAFDGDQADPRNFNAAQYETRVQGLVEAMADRRAKMKEN